A single region of the Pseudomonas solani genome encodes:
- a CDS encoding SIMPL domain-containing protein (The SIMPL domain is named for its presence in mouse protein SIMPL (signalling molecule that associates with mouse pelle-like kinase). Bacterial member BP26, from Brucella, was shown to assemble into a channel-like structure, while YggE from E. coli has been associated with resistance to oxidative stress.), with translation MQAITRLAAAITLCAATFGSLSAQAEDARYNQVALRAEVSQEVAHDLMHVTLYSESQSADPAKLAAEITRTINAAVEKARATNGVSVSLGSRNSYPVYDDKGQKITGWRERAELRLESPDFATLSQLSADLMGSLKMGGMDFSIADPTRKKNEDALIKQAVDAFKARAQLTTEALGGSGYKLVSLNLNSAGFQPQPVMMRAMAAKSSMYDSAPAPEVEAGTSRVTVNADGVIEVQMP, from the coding sequence ATGCAAGCCATCACCCGCCTCGCCGCCGCCATCACCCTGTGCGCGGCGACCTTCGGCAGCCTCTCCGCCCAGGCCGAAGACGCCCGCTACAACCAGGTGGCGCTGCGCGCCGAGGTCAGCCAGGAAGTGGCCCACGACCTGATGCACGTGACCCTCTACAGCGAATCCCAGAGCGCCGACCCGGCCAAGCTCGCCGCCGAAATCACCCGCACCATCAACGCGGCGGTGGAAAAGGCCCGCGCCACCAATGGCGTGTCGGTGAGCCTGGGCAGCCGCAACAGCTACCCGGTCTATGACGACAAGGGCCAGAAGATCACCGGCTGGCGCGAGCGCGCCGAACTGCGCCTGGAAAGCCCGGACTTCGCCACCCTCTCCCAGCTCAGCGCCGACCTGATGGGCAGCCTGAAGATGGGCGGCATGGACTTCAGCATCGCCGACCCGACCCGCAAGAAGAACGAAGACGCCCTGATCAAGCAGGCCGTGGATGCCTTCAAGGCCCGCGCCCAACTGACCACCGAAGCCCTCGGCGGCAGCGGCTACAAGCTGGTCAGCCTCAACCTCAACAGCGCCGGCTTCCAGCCGCAGCCGGTGATGATGCGCGCCATGGCCGCCAAGTCGTCGATGTACGACAGCGCCCCGGCACCGGAAGTCGAAGCCGGCACCAGCCGCGTGACCGTCAACGCCGACGGCGTCATCGAGGTGCAGATGCCCTGA
- a CDS encoding AEC family transporter, with the protein MFAVVQQIIGITAPVFSMLFLGVLLRRLRWIDAPFIDTASSLVFRGTMPTMLFLAIVQADLRTALQPRLIGYFVLATLVCFGLAWLWATWRVPKADRGVYTQGAFRGNNGIIGLALATSMYGDYGLSVGGVLGGVVILCYNTLSSVVLAIYAPNAKTDPWSLFKSILCNPLIIGVLAAIPVAYLQLPLPAWVVTSGEYFAQMTLPLALICIGGTLSLASLRASGPMALSASLMKMVWLPLVATLGAWACGFRNAELAILFLYFASPTAAASFVMARAVNGNHELAAAIIVVTTLAAVVTTNIGLLTLQLMGLI; encoded by the coding sequence ATGTTCGCCGTCGTCCAGCAAATCATCGGCATCACCGCGCCGGTCTTTTCCATGCTTTTCCTCGGCGTCCTGCTGCGTCGCCTGCGCTGGATCGATGCGCCCTTCATCGATACGGCGTCCTCGCTGGTGTTCCGCGGCACCATGCCGACCATGCTGTTTCTCGCCATCGTCCAGGCCGACCTGCGCACGGCGTTGCAGCCACGGCTGATCGGCTACTTCGTCCTGGCCACGCTGGTGTGCTTCGGCCTGGCCTGGCTCTGGGCGACCTGGCGGGTGCCGAAGGCGGACCGCGGCGTCTACACCCAGGGCGCCTTCCGTGGCAACAACGGCATCATCGGCCTGGCCCTGGCCACCAGCATGTACGGCGACTACGGGCTCTCGGTGGGCGGGGTGCTCGGGGGCGTGGTGATCCTCTGCTACAACACCCTGTCCTCGGTGGTGCTGGCCATCTACGCGCCCAACGCCAAGACCGACCCCTGGAGCCTGTTCAAGAGCATCCTCTGCAACCCGCTGATCATCGGCGTGCTGGCGGCCATCCCGGTGGCCTACCTGCAATTGCCGCTGCCGGCCTGGGTGGTCACTTCCGGCGAGTACTTCGCCCAGATGACCCTGCCCCTGGCGCTGATCTGCATCGGCGGCACCCTGTCCCTGGCTTCCCTGCGCGCGAGCGGGCCGATGGCGCTGAGCGCCAGCCTGATGAAGATGGTCTGGCTGCCCCTGGTGGCCACGCTCGGCGCCTGGGCCTGCGGCTTCCGCAATGCCGAGCTGGCGATCCTCTTCCTGTATTTCGCCAGCCCCACGGCGGCGGCCAGCTTCGTCATGGCACGTGCGGTGAACGGCAACCACGAGCTGGCGGCGGCGATCATCGTGGTCACCACCCTGGCGGCGGTGGTCACCACCAACATCGGCCTGCTGACGTTGCAGCTGATGGGGCTGATCTAG
- a CDS encoding YfaP family protein encodes MRAPLLLCLTLLASLAQAAEPSATLEGPTAGWRYAGLLDRSENPAVAYPTPPIDRGGQRNRTLIEGRLANIGQVRQPHRLVVNGNPLPLYTDDQGRFVRPYAFGAGSNGVEVVSGDGKTLRRVQFYEANTHRTPARLRVVLGWDDPKAELDLHIVTPDGQHAFWADPVMSNGGGLDTDSVDGPGPEMFTMTAPLHGTYLVYVNYWGNLGAGGYNFDAGSNQNEVITSQISLVFNENTVNEKRETFIVPLRAIGELLLVKSFNF; translated from the coding sequence ATGCGCGCCCCCCTCCTGCTCTGCCTGACGCTCCTGGCCTCCCTGGCCCAGGCTGCCGAACCGTCTGCGACGCTGGAGGGGCCGACTGCCGGCTGGCGCTACGCCGGGCTGCTGGACCGCAGCGAGAACCCCGCCGTCGCCTACCCCACGCCGCCCATCGACCGTGGCGGCCAGCGCAACCGCACCCTTATCGAAGGTCGCCTGGCCAACATCGGCCAGGTGCGCCAGCCGCACCGCCTGGTGGTCAACGGCAACCCGCTGCCTCTCTACACCGACGACCAGGGCCGCTTCGTCCGCCCCTATGCCTTCGGCGCCGGCTCCAACGGCGTGGAAGTGGTGTCCGGCGACGGCAAAACCCTCCGCCGCGTGCAGTTCTACGAAGCCAACACCCATCGCACCCCGGCGCGCCTGCGCGTGGTGCTCGGCTGGGACGACCCCAAGGCCGAGCTCGACCTGCACATCGTCACCCCCGACGGTCAGCACGCCTTCTGGGCGGACCCGGTGATGAGCAACGGCGGCGGCCTGGACACCGACAGCGTCGATGGCCCGGGCCCCGAGATGTTCACCATGACCGCGCCGTTGCACGGCACCTACCTGGTGTACGTGAACTACTGGGGCAACCTGGGCGCCGGCGGCTACAACTTCGATGCCGGCAGCAACCAGAACGAGGTGATCACCTCGCAGATCAGCCTGGTGTTCAACGAGAACACCGTGAACGAGAAGCGCGAGACCTTCATCGTCCCGCTGCGCGCCATCGGCGAGCTGCTGCTCGTCAAATCCTTCAATTTCTGA
- a CDS encoding ABC transporter substrate-binding protein: MRRCLSSLALLLPLACNAASSLVVCTEASPEGFDIVQYTTATTGDAAAETLFDRLVQFAPGSTRLQPGLAERWDISVDGLTYDFQLRRGVKFHTTPWFTPSREFNADDVLWSFQRQLDPKHPWHGLSPRGFPYAESMAFAQLIERIEKLDDHRVRFVLRHPEAPFLADLAMGFTSIYSAEYAARLLAAGTPDALNSQPVGTGPFVFQRYAKDAQVRFFANPDYWNGKPPSDRLLLAITPDPNVRIQQLRAGACQVALYPKPTDVPALRGAPGVKLVEQDALMVAYVALNTRHPPLDDVRVRQAINLAFDKKSYIRAQYGERAASAAVNPYPATLLGYNSDLDPWPHDPERARQLLAEAGHGKGLKLSIWTRPGGGPTNPNPGIGAQMLQADLAAVGIQADIRVFEWGELIKRAKNGEHDLVFMGWVGDNGDPDNFLTPNLSCAAAKSGENQAGWCDTKFDELIRQARAENDRETRAQLYRQALAIFHEQAPWIPLAHPRLFNVLTPEVEGFRMSPLGSNNFATTRLKAKPGTP; this comes from the coding sequence ATGCGCCGATGCCTGTCGTCCCTTGCCCTGCTCCTGCCCCTCGCCTGCAACGCCGCCAGCTCCCTGGTGGTGTGCACGGAAGCCAGCCCCGAAGGCTTCGACATCGTCCAATACACCACCGCCACCACGGGTGATGCCGCTGCTGAAACGCTGTTCGACCGCCTGGTGCAGTTCGCCCCCGGCAGCACCCGCCTGCAGCCCGGCCTCGCCGAACGCTGGGACATCAGCGTGGACGGCCTCACCTACGACTTCCAGCTGCGCCGCGGGGTGAAGTTCCACACCACGCCCTGGTTCACCCCCAGCCGCGAATTCAACGCCGACGACGTGCTCTGGAGCTTCCAGCGCCAGCTCGACCCCAAGCACCCCTGGCACGGCCTCTCGCCACGGGGCTTCCCCTACGCCGAATCCATGGCCTTCGCCCAGTTGATCGAGCGCATCGAGAAGCTCGACGACCACCGCGTGCGCTTCGTCCTGCGCCACCCCGAGGCGCCCTTCCTCGCCGACCTGGCCATGGGCTTCACCTCCATCTACTCCGCCGAATACGCCGCCAGGCTCCTGGCCGCCGGCACCCCCGACGCCCTCAACAGCCAGCCGGTAGGTACCGGGCCCTTCGTCTTCCAGCGCTACGCCAAGGACGCCCAGGTGCGTTTCTTCGCCAACCCCGACTACTGGAACGGCAAGCCGCCCAGCGACCGCCTGCTGCTGGCCATCACCCCCGACCCGAACGTGCGCATCCAGCAGCTGCGCGCCGGCGCCTGCCAGGTGGCCCTCTACCCCAAGCCCACCGACGTGCCCGCCCTGCGCGGCGCTCCCGGCGTGAAGCTGGTGGAGCAGGACGCACTGATGGTCGCCTACGTCGCCCTCAACACCCGCCACCCGCCGCTGGACGACGTGCGCGTGCGCCAGGCGATCAACCTCGCCTTCGACAAGAAGTCCTACATCCGCGCCCAATACGGCGAACGTGCCGCCAGCGCCGCGGTCAACCCCTACCCCGCCACCCTGCTGGGCTACAACAGCGACCTCGACCCCTGGCCCCACGACCCCGAGCGCGCCCGCCAGCTGCTGGCCGAAGCCGGCCACGGCAAGGGCCTCAAGCTGTCCATCTGGACCCGCCCCGGCGGCGGTCCCACCAACCCCAACCCCGGCATCGGCGCGCAGATGCTCCAGGCCGACCTCGCCGCCGTCGGCATCCAGGCGGACATCCGCGTCTTCGAATGGGGTGAGCTGATCAAGCGCGCCAAGAACGGCGAGCACGACCTGGTGTTCATGGGCTGGGTGGGCGACAACGGCGACCCGGACAACTTCCTCACCCCCAACCTCTCCTGCGCCGCCGCCAAATCAGGGGAGAACCAGGCCGGCTGGTGCGACACGAAGTTCGACGAACTGATCCGCCAGGCCCGCGCAGAGAACGACCGGGAAACACGCGCCCAGCTCTACCGCCAGGCTCTGGCGATCTTCCACGAACAAGCCCCCTGGATCCCCCTCGCCCACCCTAGGCTGTTCAACGTCCTCACCCCCGAGGTGGAAGGCTTCCGCATGAGCCCGCTGGGGTCGAACAACTTCGCGACCACGCGGTTGAAGGCGAAGCCGGGCACCCCGTAG
- a CDS encoding DUF2138 domain-containing protein — MSQTTTPEPARRPALARHPRVLAAGLLLPLAAFGLLGGCSKEPPRELAEKSALGLDLKRPDALIESVSLSRLPKDILAVPLLRDTLTEDFVFYYQDNADRLGLSGSLRRIIYERDLKLQDTLLDELLDQPAEVALWRGADGKLKHVLLTIERGGLARVLEPLAHIALDDSQLSQAGELRVDGDAVPLYRLSYLGDRSVLLASHGDKLLVLSSPGMLMDEAGQLAKDATESVESLLDGENPFPERFGLDARGTEQQRIALSGEYVAFGYQRFFPSFAGLRFEMDDKGWHSYVALNEIDDQPAFDFTPIWKAMPMGASACVALPVAPGVPGKLLDRVGAGKDVAAELEKRLNGAAGLCWYAESRLHSPLLVTQLGEAATPELDTAIEGLFGSVIGAYEPYVEGGRFPVDDQTNGQTRRWTRDVGSNFGQYPASENANPDALGSSGFFRVSLARHGDTLLFSLDDKLVTKGLDTLDKRFPPLAETLPKDALVPAFMAPDGLSKLLERETLDSLPSNYEPVFRNAAETHLLPKLRALGGHGKYALALPEGTKAGSDWQWLPLEWRPL, encoded by the coding sequence ATGAGCCAGACCACCACACCCGAACCGGCCCGCCGCCCGGCCCTGGCACGCCATCCGCGCGTGCTCGCCGCCGGCCTGCTGCTGCCGCTGGCCGCCTTCGGCCTGCTGGGCGGGTGCTCCAAGGAACCGCCGCGCGAGCTGGCCGAGAAGAGCGCCCTGGGCCTCGACCTCAAGCGCCCCGACGCGCTGATCGAGAGCGTCTCGCTGAGCCGCCTGCCCAAGGACATCCTCGCCGTGCCGCTGCTGCGCGACACCCTGACCGAGGACTTCGTCTTCTACTACCAGGACAACGCCGACCGCCTCGGGCTGTCCGGCAGCCTGCGCCGGATCATCTACGAGCGTGACCTCAAGCTGCAGGACACGCTGCTGGACGAGCTGCTCGACCAGCCCGCCGAAGTGGCCCTGTGGCGCGGCGCCGACGGCAAGCTCAAGCACGTGCTGCTGACCATCGAGCGTGGCGGCCTGGCGCGGGTGCTGGAGCCCCTGGCCCACATCGCCCTCGACGACAGCCAACTGAGCCAGGCCGGCGAACTGCGTGTGGACGGCGATGCCGTACCGCTCTACCGCCTGAGCTACCTGGGCGACCGCTCCGTACTGCTGGCCAGCCACGGCGACAAGCTGCTGGTGTTGTCCAGCCCCGGCATGCTGATGGACGAGGCCGGCCAACTGGCCAAGGACGCCACCGAGTCGGTGGAATCCCTGCTCGACGGCGAGAACCCCTTCCCCGAGCGCTTCGGTCTGGATGCCCGTGGCACCGAGCAACAGCGCATCGCCCTGTCCGGCGAGTACGTCGCCTTCGGCTACCAGCGCTTCTTCCCGTCCTTCGCCGGGCTGCGTTTCGAGATGGACGACAAGGGCTGGCACAGCTATGTCGCCCTCAACGAGATCGACGACCAGCCGGCCTTCGACTTCACCCCCATCTGGAAGGCCATGCCCATGGGCGCCAGTGCCTGCGTGGCCCTGCCGGTGGCCCCCGGTGTGCCCGGCAAGCTGCTGGACCGCGTCGGCGCCGGCAAGGACGTCGCCGCCGAGCTGGAGAAGCGCCTGAACGGCGCGGCCGGCCTGTGCTGGTACGCCGAGTCGCGCTTGCACTCGCCGCTGCTGGTCACCCAGCTGGGCGAGGCGGCCACCCCTGAACTGGATACCGCCATCGAGGGCCTGTTCGGCTCGGTGATCGGCGCCTACGAGCCCTATGTCGAAGGCGGCCGCTTCCCGGTGGACGACCAGACCAATGGCCAGACCCGCCGCTGGACCCGCGACGTCGGCTCCAACTTCGGCCAGTACCCGGCCAGCGAGAACGCCAACCCGGACGCCCTGGGCTCCAGTGGCTTCTTCCGCGTGAGCCTGGCGCGCCATGGCGACACCCTGCTGTTCTCCCTCGACGACAAGCTGGTGACCAAGGGCCTGGACACCCTCGACAAGCGCTTCCCGCCGCTGGCCGAGACCCTGCCCAAGGACGCCCTGGTGCCGGCCTTCATGGCCCCGGATGGCCTGTCCAAGCTGCTCGAGCGCGAAACCCTCGACAGCCTGCCGAGCAACTACGAGCCGGTGTTCCGCAACGCCGCCGAAACCCACCTGCTGCCCAAGCTGCGGGCCCTCGGTGGCCACGGCAAGTACGCCCTGGCGCTGCCTGAGGGCACCAAGGCCGGTTCCGACTGGCAATGGCTGCCGCTGGAATGGCGCCCGCTGTGA
- a CDS encoding response regulator transcription factor: MSDEPLIEGEEQPHLLLVDDDTTFTRVMARAMSRRGLRVSVAGSAEEGLVVAKDDLPDYAVLDLKMDGDSGLVLLPKLLELDPEMRVVILTGYSSIATAVEAIKRGATNYLCKPADADDVLTALLSQHADLDTLVPENPMSVDRLQWEHIQRVLAEHDGNISATARALGMHRRTLQRKLQKRPVRR; the protein is encoded by the coding sequence ATGAGCGATGAACCCCTGATCGAAGGCGAAGAGCAGCCCCACCTCCTGCTGGTGGACGACGACACCACCTTCACCCGCGTCATGGCGCGTGCCATGAGCCGCCGCGGCCTGCGGGTCTCGGTCGCCGGCTCGGCCGAAGAGGGCCTGGTCGTGGCCAAGGACGACCTGCCCGATTACGCGGTGCTCGACCTGAAGATGGATGGCGACTCCGGCCTGGTGCTGCTGCCCAAGCTGCTGGAGCTGGACCCGGAGATGCGCGTGGTGATCCTCACCGGCTATTCGAGCATCGCCACCGCCGTGGAAGCCATCAAGCGCGGTGCCACCAACTACCTGTGCAAACCGGCCGACGCCGATGACGTGCTCACCGCGCTGCTGTCCCAGCATGCGGACCTGGACACCCTGGTGCCGGAAAACCCCATGTCGGTGGACCGCCTGCAGTGGGAGCACATCCAGCGCGTGCTGGCCGAGCACGACGGCAATATCTCCGCCACCGCCCGCGCCCTCGGCATGCACCGCCGCACCTTGCAGCGCAAGCTGCAGAAGCGCCCGGTCCGCCGCTGA
- a CDS encoding ATP-binding protein, with amino-acid sequence MLAPLQLLSASRQNLLRLTFIRILVLAAQAGSVGLAYKAQLLQLPWLELSVTLVVSLVLCLSTALRLRGPWPVTELEYSVQLACDLVIHSVLLYYSGGSTNPFVSYYLVPLTIAAATLPWLYTLVLAGMALAAYTLLLVWFHPLEMPVAQREALLIYGMWLSFALAAAMITFFAARMTEELRRQDQLQSVRREEGMRDQQLLAVATQAAGAAHELGTPLATMSVLLKELRREYGDKPSLQEDLALLQEQVRLCKDTLQQLVRAAEADRRQAVVEQSAVEWLEVTLNRWHLMRPEATYRYQCLGIGLPPRLMPPADLTQALLNLLNNAADACPDKLDIRLNWDPQWVVLSIRDQGAGVPLAIAEQLGRPFFTTKGKGFGLGLFLSQASVTRAGGTVKLYNHEDGGTLTELRLPRGYGVA; translated from the coding sequence ATGCTCGCACCCTTGCAATTGTTATCCGCCAGCCGGCAGAACCTGCTGCGCCTGACCTTCATCCGCATCCTCGTGCTGGCCGCCCAGGCCGGTTCGGTGGGGCTCGCCTACAAGGCCCAGCTGCTGCAACTGCCCTGGCTGGAACTGTCGGTGACTCTCGTTGTTTCCCTCGTCCTGTGCCTGAGCACCGCCCTGCGCCTGCGCGGCCCCTGGCCGGTCACCGAGCTGGAATACTCGGTGCAGCTGGCCTGCGACCTGGTTATCCACAGCGTGCTGCTCTATTACTCGGGCGGTTCGACCAACCCCTTCGTCTCCTACTACCTGGTGCCGCTGACCATCGCCGCGGCGACGCTGCCCTGGCTCTACACCCTGGTGCTGGCGGGCATGGCGCTGGCTGCCTACACCCTGCTGCTGGTGTGGTTCCATCCGCTGGAGATGCCGGTGGCCCAGCGCGAGGCGCTGCTGATCTATGGCATGTGGCTGAGCTTCGCCCTGGCCGCCGCGATGATCACCTTCTTCGCCGCGCGAATGACCGAGGAGCTGCGCCGCCAGGACCAACTGCAGTCGGTGCGCCGCGAAGAGGGCATGCGTGACCAGCAACTCCTGGCCGTGGCCACCCAGGCCGCCGGTGCCGCCCATGAACTGGGCACGCCGCTGGCGACCATGAGCGTGCTGCTCAAGGAACTGCGTCGGGAGTATGGCGACAAGCCCTCCCTGCAGGAGGACCTGGCCCTGCTGCAGGAGCAGGTGCGCCTGTGCAAGGACACCCTGCAGCAACTGGTGCGCGCCGCCGAGGCGGATCGACGCCAGGCGGTGGTGGAGCAATCGGCCGTGGAGTGGCTGGAGGTTACCCTCAACCGCTGGCACCTGATGCGCCCCGAAGCCACCTATCGCTACCAGTGCCTGGGCATCGGCCTGCCACCGCGGCTGATGCCGCCGGCCGACCTGACCCAGGCCCTGCTCAACCTGTTGAACAACGCCGCCGATGCCTGCCCGGACAAGCTCGACATTCGCCTCAACTGGGATCCCCAGTGGGTGGTGCTGAGCATCCGCGACCAGGGCGCCGGTGTGCCCCTGGCCATCGCCGAGCAGCTCGGCCGGCCCTTCTTCACCACCAAGGGCAAAGGCTTCGGCCTCGGCCTGTTCCTCAGCCAGGCCAGCGTTACCCGCGCCGGCGGAACCGTGAAACTGTACAACCATGAAGATGGCGGTACGCTCACCGAGTTGCGCCTGCCACGAGGCTACGGCGTTGCCTGA
- a CDS encoding DUF1175 domain-containing protein yields the protein MAPAVTRTLARLPLGFAALLMAWSLALRAEDVPALDAEQSQVFRAWFVRIAQEQLRQGPSPRWHQQDCAGLVRFAANEALKPHDGKWLRANGLSNRYLPPELDLSEGQRRLAQTWQQGGGKVGPYVNAIKLIQYNSRFAGRDLNQARPGDLIFFDQGDEQHLMIWMGRDIAYHTGTTTPTDNGMRSVSLQQLMTWKDTRWIPDESNPNFIGIYRLHFLSR from the coding sequence ATGGCGCCCGCTGTGACCCGCACCCTGGCCCGCCTGCCGCTGGGCTTCGCCGCGCTGTTGATGGCGTGGAGCCTGGCCCTGCGCGCCGAAGACGTTCCCGCCCTGGACGCCGAGCAGTCCCAGGTGTTCCGCGCCTGGTTCGTGCGCATCGCCCAGGAGCAGCTGCGCCAGGGGCCGAGCCCGCGCTGGCACCAGCAGGACTGCGCCGGCCTGGTGCGCTTCGCCGCCAACGAAGCGCTCAAGCCCCATGACGGCAAGTGGCTGCGTGCCAATGGCCTGTCCAACCGCTACCTGCCGCCGGAGCTGGATCTCAGCGAAGGCCAGCGCCGCCTGGCGCAGACCTGGCAGCAGGGCGGCGGCAAGGTCGGGCCCTATGTGAATGCCATCAAGCTGATCCAGTACAACAGCCGGTTCGCCGGCCGCGACCTCAACCAGGCGCGGCCCGGCGACCTGATCTTCTTCGACCAGGGCGACGAGCAGCACCTGATGATCTGGATGGGCCGCGACATCGCGTACCACACCGGAACCACCACGCCGACCGATAACGGCATGCGCTCCGTGAGCCTGCAACAACTCATGACATGGAAGGACACCCGATGGATCCCCGACGAATCCAACCCCAACTTTATCGGCATCTATCGGCTGCACTTCCTCTCCCGATGA
- a CDS encoding ABC transporter substrate-binding protein, translating into MRKNAVIQALLAAGLIAAAPLASAASNLVFCSEGSPAGFDPGQYTTGTDFDAGAEAVFNRLTQFERGGTAVEPGLAEKWDISDDGLTYTFHLRPGVKFHSTDYFKPTREFNADDVLFTFQRMLDKDHPFRKAYPTEFPYFTDMGMDANIAKLEKLDAHTVRFTLNTVDAAFIQNMAMSFASIHSAEYADQLLKAGKAADLNQKPIGTGPFVFSRYQKDAQIRYKGNKDYWKPEDVKIDNLIFAINSDASVRYQKLKAGECQITAYPRPADLDAMRKDPKLDVPQQAGFNVGYIAYNMEHKPFDKLEVRQALDMAVNKPAIIKAVYQGSGQLATNGMPPTQWSYDDSIKDPAYDPEKAKALLKAAGVAEGTEITLWAMPVQRPYNPNAKLMAEMLQADWAKIGIKAKIVSYEWGEYNKRAKAGEHDALLIGWTGDNGDPDNWLGVLYGCDAIGGNNYSRWCDKGYDKLIKEGKAVTDKDKRTALYKEAQQILKREVPITPIAHSTVNQPMSKTVKDFRISPFGLNSFYGVSVEK; encoded by the coding sequence ATGCGTAAAAACGCCGTCATCCAAGCGCTGCTCGCCGCCGGCCTGATCGCCGCCGCCCCGCTCGCCAGCGCCGCCAGCAACCTGGTCTTCTGTTCCGAAGGCAGCCCCGCTGGCTTCGACCCCGGCCAGTACACCACCGGCACCGATTTCGACGCGGGGGCCGAAGCGGTCTTCAACCGCCTCACCCAGTTCGAGCGCGGCGGCACAGCGGTCGAACCCGGCCTGGCGGAGAAATGGGACATCTCCGACGACGGCCTGACCTACACCTTCCACCTGCGCCCGGGCGTTAAGTTCCACAGCACCGACTACTTCAAGCCCACCCGCGAATTCAACGCCGACGACGTGCTCTTCACCTTCCAGCGCATGCTCGACAAGGACCACCCCTTCCGCAAGGCGTACCCCACCGAGTTCCCCTACTTCACCGACATGGGCATGGACGCCAACATCGCCAAGCTGGAGAAGCTCGACGCGCACACCGTGCGTTTCACCCTCAACACCGTGGACGCGGCCTTCATCCAGAACATGGCCATGAGCTTCGCCTCCATCCACTCGGCCGAATACGCCGACCAGTTGCTCAAGGCCGGCAAGGCCGCCGACCTCAACCAGAAGCCCATCGGCACCGGCCCCTTCGTCTTCAGCCGCTACCAGAAGGACGCGCAGATCCGCTACAAGGGCAACAAGGACTACTGGAAGCCCGAGGACGTGAAGATCGACAACCTGATCTTCGCCATCAACTCCGACGCCTCGGTGCGCTACCAGAAGCTCAAGGCCGGCGAGTGCCAGATCACCGCCTACCCGCGCCCGGCCGACCTCGACGCCATGCGCAAGGACCCCAAGCTCGACGTGCCCCAGCAGGCCGGTTTCAACGTCGGCTACATCGCCTACAACATGGAGCACAAACCCTTCGACAAGCTCGAAGTGCGCCAGGCGCTGGACATGGCGGTGAACAAGCCGGCCATCATCAAGGCCGTCTACCAGGGCTCCGGCCAGCTCGCCACCAACGGCATGCCGCCGACCCAGTGGTCCTACGACGACAGCATCAAGGACCCCGCCTACGACCCCGAGAAGGCCAAGGCCCTGCTCAAGGCCGCCGGCGTCGCCGAAGGCACCGAGATCACCCTCTGGGCCATGCCGGTGCAGCGTCCCTACAACCCCAACGCCAAGCTGATGGCCGAGATGCTCCAGGCCGACTGGGCCAAGATCGGCATCAAGGCCAAGATCGTTTCCTACGAGTGGGGCGAGTACAACAAGCGCGCCAAGGCCGGCGAGCACGACGCCCTGCTGATCGGCTGGACCGGCGACAACGGTGACCCGGACAACTGGCTCGGCGTGCTCTACGGCTGCGACGCCATCGGCGGCAACAACTACTCGCGCTGGTGCGACAAGGGCTACGACAAGCTGATCAAGGAAGGCAAGGCAGTCACCGACAAGGACAAGCGCACCGCCCTCTACAAGGAAGCCCAGCAGATCCTCAAGCGCGAAGTGCCGATCACCCCGATCGCCCACTCCACCGTCAACCAGCCCATGAGCAAGACGGTCAAGGACTTCCGCATCAGCCCCTTCGGCCTCAACTCCTTCTATGGCGTCAGCGTCGAGAAGTAG